The Candidatus Omnitrophota bacterium DNA window TTCTTTCACGCCTTTATATTTAACACCTCTCTGATATCCTTGTCGTCCTTAGTCGGGCTTATCACCGCAAGATTGAGACAATCGTTCCTTATAACGCCGTTGGCAAGCCGCATAATATCTTCCGGACCCACCGACTCGATCTTCGCGATTATCGACTTGAGGCTGAAATCTTTTTCCCCCGACACGATCTTCTCGCCGAGCCACAGCATGCGGCTCATCGTATCCTCAAGCGCGAAAAGCATCTGCCCCTTGTAATACTCTTTAGCGCGCGCAAGCTCCTCCGCGCCGACGGGCTCCGTCTTCATCCTGCCAAGTTCGCGCAAAATAACCTCAAGCGCCCTCGTTATCTTTTTGTTATCCACCCCCGCGCTAACGACAAACGCGCCGCAGTCATCGTAGCGCCTTACGCTGGAAGATATCTCATAGCATAAGGCCATCTCATCGCGCACTATATGAAAAAGGCGCGACGACATATTCGCACCGAGAATAATGTTTAAAAGGCTCAAGACATGTTTATCTGAATGAAACCGGTCAACCGCGTGGAACCCTAAAGCCATGTGCGTCTGTTCCGTATCCTTGGAAGACAACCTGAGCTCCGGCGATTTCTGCCCCAAAAGGACTTTGCTGAATCCGGAAACGCTTCCTTCGGGGGCATCTTTAAAATATTTCTTCGAGAACCGCAAAAGCTTCTCATTCTCAATCCTGCCCGTGGCTACAACCAGCATATTTTTAGGATTATAGTGCGCTTCCTTATATTCTATCAGGCGCTCGCGGGTTATCGACTTTACCGATTCCACGGTACCGGCCAATGGAAACCCGAGCGGTTGATTCGGCCACATCATCTCCGCTAAAATTTCGTGGACATACTGGGCCGGCATATCCTTGTACATGTTTATCTCTTCTATGATGACATCCTTCTCTTTCGCCATCTCGTCGGCATCAAGCTTCGGATGTAAGACCATATCGCTTAAAATATCGAGTCCGAGTTCCGCGTCATTCGCCAACACCTTTACCAGATAACAGGTATGTTCCTCTGAAGTGAATCCGTTGAAACTGCCGCCACGGCCTTCGATCTGCTGTTTTATCGTCATCATGTCGCGATTGGCGGTACCTTTAAAAAGGAGGTGCTCGAGAAGATGGCTGATGCCGTTATTGCTCTCATTCTCAAACCTTCCTCCGGCGCGTATCCACACGCCTATGGCAACCGATTCCATATATTCCATCGGCTGTGTGATCACACGAAGCCCGTTATCCAACGTCTCTATTTTAAGCATTCCTTTCACTCATCCTCTCTTTCGCGAATCGAGATAGCTCTGCAAAATTATCTGCGCGGCCAACATATCCACCGACTTTTTACGTTTGGCCCGGCTTGTATCGGCTTCGAGAAGCGCCCTGTTAGCCTGCGCCGTCGTAAGACGCTCGTCCCATGTTTTAATGGGGACACTCACCACCCTGGCGAGAGCTTCGATAAATTCGGTAACCTCTTTTGCTTTGGGGCCGAATGTCCCGTTCATATTTATAGGAAGGCCTACCACTATCTCGCCCACACCGTTAGCCTCAACCGTTTTTTTTATACTGTCGAAATCGGTTTGGAGCGAAGAGCGATAGATCGTCTGGCCGCCCTGCGCCGTAAGAAAAAGTTCATCCGACATCGCCACGCCGATCCTTTTCGCACCGACATCGAGCGCCATTATCCTCATTTGATGCTTACCACCTTTCCTCCCCTTAAGGAAAACTCTCTCTTTTCCCTGGTTAATATCTTTATCAGGCTCTCAAATCCGCCTAAATCATGCCATTCGTAGTCAGCCGCAAGGCAATACACATTTCGCGCCTTCTCCATCACAGCATAGTCGATGGATATATCCGGTACATTCCGATAAACCTTCCCGATATCGCCGGAACCTATGATCGAGTTATAAACCCGGGGCGAGAGGTTCTTTACCGCCTTAAGGAGCGTCGACGCGCTGAATATAAATGCCCCTGTATTCCAGAGATAATCACCGGTCTTCAAATATTTTTCCGCCGTCTTCCTGTCCGGCTTTTCTACGAATTTTCGCACCTTAACTATGCCACGCGTCACATTATGCGCGCTTTTCTTAACGGGCGAAGTCCCATCCATCTTAATATACCCGAAGTGCGCCGAAGGATATCTCGGCTTGACGCCAATAACCAGCATCGCTTCGCGGTTCGTTTTTACAAAAGCTATGCCGCGCCTCAATGCCGGGGCGAATCGTTCTTTTTCGGTAATATAATGGTCAGTCGGCAATACAACCATTATCGCGCCGGGCGACCTTTTTTCGAGTATCGAGGCGGCCAATGTTATCGCCGGGGCCGTATTCCTCGAAACGGGCTCAAGGATAAGGTTCTCGTCGGCGATAGCGGGGAAATCTTTCCTCACAAGTTTATTATGCGCCCTGTTCGCAATGACTACCATACCCTTAGCCGGCACAAGCCCATTTACCCTATCAAGCGTCTTGCGGAATAATGTCTTCCGGTCTTTTGTTATTGATAAAAACGCCTTAGGAACAGCCGCGGTCGAAAGCGGCCGAAGCCGCCGGCCTTTTCCGCCCACGAGCACAACTACGTATGTTTTTTTATTTACCATGTATAGCGTTCGCTAATTTTTTTGCCAGCTTCGAGACCCGGGCGATCGCATCTTTCTTTTCGCCTATAATCTTCACTATCGCGCTACCCACTATGACTCCATCGGCCACCCCTGCTATATACCTGGCCTGTTTCGCGTCCGATATGCCGAACCCAACCGCAACCGGCTTATCCGTAAGGGATTTAACGAGGCGTACGTTCGCCAAAACTTCCGGTGGAAGCTTCTTTCTGGCGCCCGTCACCCCTGTAAGCGAAACGTAATAGATAAATCCTGTGGACTTCGCGGCGATCTTGCCTATACGCGCTTTCGGTGAAGTCGGCGCGATGAGAAATATCAATGCGACGTTTTCTTTCCTGCTTAAAGATATCGCTTCACGCGCCTCTTCGATCGGCAGGTCCGGGATTATCACTCCGTCAACACACGCCTCACGGCACATCCTGAAAAACTTTTCCGGGCCGTATTTAAAAACCGGATTGTAATATGTCATGAATACCAGAGGTATGCGGGTCCTGGCTCTTAAGGCCTGTACCATCGCGAATATCTTCTTAAGGCTGGCGCCTTTGGCAAGCGCGCGCTGTGAAGCCGCCTGGATCGTCGGCCCGTCGGCCACCGGATCGGAAAACGGTATCCCGAGCTCTATGATATCGGCGCCGGCATTTTCCAGGGCGAGGACTATCTTCCCCGTCGTCGCGATATCCGGATCGCCGGCAGTAATATAAGGTATGAACGCCTTTCGTTTCAACGCCTTCAACACTTTGAATTTTTTATCTATTCTGTTCATTTTGCCTCGGTAAGCATTATTGGATAATTAATAACAAGCTCGCCATCGAGGAGTACCTCGACCCAGTATTTACCGGGGTTCGGGAATACGAGATTATTGAACCTCGAAACGAGTGTATGGTGCCTGTCGATATCGGATAACTCAAAAACCTGCTCATCCGTCTGGAATATGATCGAATTGTCTTTAGGGTTCATAATGCGTATCTTCTGTGTAAATGAACCGGAGCCTTTCGACCACCTGTTCGCCAGAAACAGCGTCGGGTGCGTCGCCGGGAACTTTTTGGCGTTTATCGCTTCGAACAGGCCTACGAGTATAAACTTGCCGTTATCTTCGCGCCGTACATCGTCGCACATCACCGAAAACTGCAGATTCGGTTTTATTTTCACTAATCACCTCGCTTTGAAACTTTTCAAACCCTGCCGGAGCTCTAGGCGGGTCCTGTCATGAAGCATTCTTTTTTCTTTATCGCTCGGCATGGGGTTTACAATTAACGCTTAAGCCAGGCGCGTATCTGTATGCCGCCAGGATTGACTGCGATATTTTTAAGTCAGACAGTACCGCCCTGACCATATCAATCCTAAGCGGCGGCACCCCCATCCCATGCCTCGCTACGATAATCGAAAAAAGTCTGCTTCATGCCACCCGCCCTACCCACATAACTCTTCTTTACCCTTTTATTTAAAACCTTTTTTTACCACAGGTGCCAATACTCACGTCAACAGTTTTCATTTACCCAAGATATTTCTGATGATATTTTTTAATAGCCAATTTAAGTTTATCGCGTGCAGACAATTCCATGTTTCTGTTTTGCTTCCTAATATCTTCTAAGCTAATCCCAGTAAAAGATTTGTATTTTACATAAAACTCACTAGTAATAATATGATAAATTAACTCATCTATATCAAGCTGTTTTGCTTCAAACACTCCATCAATGTATTGTTTTCCCGTCATGCCTGTATTCCGCAATTTTACAGCTTTACCATGAGGGATTAGTTCTTCAACTACTATTTCCAATATTTCTCTTTCCGATATTTCTGGAAATTTTGATTTACCAGATTTATAAAGCCGAAAAAGCGTCTTTATCCGTTCTCTATCCCCAGATAGCAACCAAGAAATAACAATGCCTGTTACTAAAACGCTACTAATGATTAAGAACATTTTCATATGCTTACCTTATTTCCCACGCTTACTTCAACAGCTTTCTATTCTGCGGCAGTTTTTTATAATTTTCCATACTGATTACTTTCTTTCCGCTTTTTCTCTCGAGCTCTTTTCTCGCGTTGCCTGCGACAGCGCCGCCTTCAAAAGCGGCCTGTTTATTTTCAGCAAACCCCTGAGTGTTTTTATTAACGGCTATCTCTTTCGTTGATGCCTCGCCAAGCATTGAAAAGATAAGCTCGAGATCTGTCATGTGATCCCTTAGATTTTCCCGTTTCAATCCTTTGTGTTTTTTATAAGCGGACGGGGTCATCCCGAAAGTCGCTTTTGATATTTCGGCTGTCAATATTTCGTATTCCTTTTGCTCTTTTATGCCGCGTGTCTGCCACTGGTCGGTCAACTCCTCACGGATAGCGATTCCTCGCATCCGCTTTTCGATCCAGTCATCGCTATAACCTTTCGCCTTATATAAAGCCCTTGTTCTTTTTGTGGCAAGTTCAGGGTTCTCGATCTCCTGAATCCGCTCGTAACCGACTCGGGCCAGCCACCGCTTAAAAGGTTCCGCTTTTGGGGATGGTACCGACTGAATGATGCGAAAAATACCTTCTGTATTAGCACAATTAAGCTTTTGAATACCTCCCGAAGTCCTTATCGAAAGGGGGGTGGCAATTTGCCCCCACCCTTTAGAAAGCTCCGGATCTCGTCTGCGCATATCTTTAATATAGCCATCCGGCTGGACAGAATCGGTCAGGGCAGTTACCACGTCGACAACTACAAACCACCATTCATTATTATAAACGGTCTTCCTTATTTCACGTCTTCTGAAAATCGCTATCCTGGTAGTAGTTATTTCTTTATCCATTTTTCTCTATTCCCGATATATTTAAAGCGCACCTCGTACGATATCGACATCCTTATCGCCGCGGCCGGAAAGACAGACGATGATGGACTTCGTCTTCGGCATGCGCCGCGCCATGCGCGAGGCGTGATAGAGCGCATGCGACGATTCCAGGGCCGGTATTATCCCTTCGGTCTCCGTCAGCATCTTAAACCCTTCGAGCGCCTGAGTATCCGTAACCGCGACATAATCGGCGCGGCCCGAGTCTTTGTAATACGCATGTTCCGGCCCGACGCCGGGGTAATCGAGCCCGGCCGAGATCGAATGCGCTATCTCGATCTGGCCATCATCATTCTGCAGGATATAACTTTTCGAGCCGTGCAGAACACCGACCGAACCTTTACATAACGTCGCCGCGTGTTTACCGGTATTTATGCCGAGCCCGGCCGCTTCGACACCAACCATCTTAACATTATCTTTCAGGAATGGGTAGAATAACCCCATCGCGTTCGAACCGCCGCCCACACACGCCGCAAGATAATCCGGCAGACGCTTCTCTTTCGCGAGTATCTGACGCCGCGCCTCCCGGCCGATCACCGACTGGAACTGTCGAACCATCTCCGGATACGGATGCGGCCCGGCGACCGTACCTATCACGTAATACGTGTTACGGACATTCGCGACCCAATCCCTGATCGTCTCGTTCATCGCGTCCTTGAGCGTCTTCGATCCGCTCGAGACCGGCGTCACCTTAGCGCCGAGAAGCTTCATCTTGAATACGTTCACCGACTGGCGGCGGATGTCCTCCTCGCCCATGAATATCTCGCACTCGAGCCCGAATAGCGCGGCGACCGTGGCGGTGGAGACGCCGTGCTGGCCCGCGCCCGTCTCCGCTATAACGCGCGACTTGCCCATCCGGACGGCAAGAAGCACCTGGCCCAGCGTATTATTTATCTTGTGCGCGCCTGTGTGCAAAAGATCTTCTCTTTTTAAATATATCTTTGCCCCGCCCAATATGCCGGTAAGCCGTTTCGCGAAATATAACGGCGTCGGACGGCCCGCGTATTCCTTTAAGTAATAATCGTATTCGCGCCTGAACGACTTATCGGCGCGCGCGCGAATGTATTCCTTTTCAAGTTCGTACAAAGCCGGCATTAGCGTCTCGGGCATAAATCTGCCGCCGAAACCGTCAAAATATCCGCGCCTATCTGGTAATTTCATCTGACTTTCCTCACATTCTCGACAAACTGTTTTAAGAGTTTCGCGTCCTTCTTCCCCGGCGCGGATTCAACCCCGCTCGACACATCGACGCCAAACGGCGCGACGGCGCTTATAGCGCTCTCCACGTTTTCCGGCGTCAACCCGCCGGACAATATAACCGGCTTTAATATCTCGAAATCTTTCAATATATTCCAATCGAAACGCTTGCCCGTCCCTCCGGGACAGCCTCCGGGACAGCCTCCGGGGCAATCGCCTGTCAAAGTATCGAAGAGGTAATAATCCGTCGCGTATCCGTTAACACTCTTTAGATCGTCGCGAGTGCTTACCCTGAACGCTTTTATCGTCTTGAACCCGTTGCGGAACGCGGCGCAATATTCAGGGTTTTCATTACCGTGGAATTGCAGTATATTAAGCCCTGTGTCTTCGGCAATCCTTATTACATCTTCCGTTTTCTCGTCCACAAATACGCCGACCTTGCCGATACGCGGCGGCAGTTCATTTATAATATCTTCCGCCATGGCGGGCGTAACATATCTCTTCGATTTCCGGTAAAATACAAATCCCAGCATATCCACGCCGAGATCGGCGGCGTTTATAGCGTCGAGCTTATTTGTTATCCCGCATATTTTTATAAGTGTCATCAGTACCTCATCACCTCTCGCATTTTTGCGGCGATGTCGCCGGCCTCCATAAACGCCTCGCCCATCAGGACGGCATTCACGCCTATCGATTTCAGGAACATCACGTCTTCATATGTGCGTATCCCGCTCTCGGACACCTTTATCTTGTTCGGAGGTATCATACGGATCAATTTTTGTGTTACACCCAGGTCAACCTTAAAATTATGCAGATCCCTGTTGTTTATTCCTATAATAGACCCGCCTGTAGCCAGCGCCTTGTCGACATCTTCCTCGGTGTGCGTTTCCATAAGAACATCGAGGCCGAGCGAAACGGCCAGATCGTAAAATGCTTTCATTTCACCCGTCGATAATAGATCCGCTATCAATAAGATCGCGTCCGCTCCCGCCACAACCGATTCGTATATCTGGTACTCGTCTATTATGAAATCCTTGCGTAATATTGGAAGCGAAATGCTGTCTTTGATCTTTTTTATATACTCGAGCTTCCCTTCGAAAAAACGCTCGTCCGTCAGAACCGATATGGCGCTGGCGCCATTGGCCTGGTACGTTATCCCTATTTTTACCGGATTAAAATCCGCCCTGATTATCCCCCGCGACGGCGACGCCTTCTTTATCTCCGCTATCAGATTTATATGATGCGGCCTGGAAATATTTTTCTTAAAAGAACTCTTCACGCAAATAGCCCCGGCCAGTTTAGCGATCGCCTCGACAGGCAATACGCGTTTCGCCTCTTCAACCTCCCGCCTCTTCTCTTCGATTATACGCGATAGTATCATCTGTTTGTCATCTCGATCAATCCGGACAACTTTTCGAAAGCCGCTCCGGAATCTATGGATTCCGCGGCAAGTTTTACGCCTTCTACAATATCTTTAGCTCTCCCCGCGCAGACGAGCCCCGCGCTCGCGTTCGCCAGGACTATGTCGCGCCTTGGCCCCGACTCGCCCTTCAGTATCGACAGGATCGCCGAAGCATTCTCCTCGGGCCCCGCGCCTTTTATATCCTCGAGGCGGCCGGAGCGCAAACCAAACGAGGCGGGTTCGACATAGTACGTCTTCACCCGGCCCGCCGTAAGCTCCGAAACTACTGTCTTGCCGGTTATCGTTATCTCATCGAGCCCGTCGGCGCCGGCTACGACAAACGCCCGTTCCGTGCCCAGTTTATTCAAAACACCCGCCACCGTCTCCGTCAGCTTCGCGTCATAGACTCCGACAACCTGCAGTGTGGCGAGCGCCGGATTCGAGAGCGGCCCGAGCAGATTAAAGATGGTCTTGCCGCCCAGCTCCCGCCTCGGGGCCGCGGCATATTTCATCGCGGTGTGAAACATAGGCGCGAATATGAAACCTATCCCTATCTCTCTGATGCACCCGGCGATCCTGCCGGGTGTTATATCTATCCTGACACCGAGCGCCTCCAGAACATCCGCCGAACCGCACCGGCGCGAGGCTGTCCTATTGCCGTGTTTGGCGACCTTGACGGCGCAACCAGCCACTACAAAAGCCGCCGCAGTCGAAATATTGAAAGTGCTTATCCCCGTGCCTCCGGTGCCGCATGTATCGAGAACCGCCTCACCGCCTACATCAACGCGTAGCGACTTTTGGCGCATAACCTTTGCCGCGGCGGTTATCTCGTCGACCGTCTCGCCCTTCGCCCGAAGCGCGGCGAGGAAGACGCTTATAGCGCCCGGCGAAGCCGCTCCCGA harbors:
- a CDS encoding pitrilysin family protein, which produces MLKIETLDNGLRVITQPMEYMESVAIGVWIRAGGRFENESNNGISHLLEHLLFKGTANRDMMTIKQQIEGRGGSFNGFTSEEHTCYLVKVLANDAELGLDILSDMVLHPKLDADEMAKEKDVIIEEINMYKDMPAQYVHEILAEMMWPNQPLGFPLAGTVESVKSITRERLIEYKEAHYNPKNMLVVATGRIENEKLLRFSKKYFKDAPEGSVSGFSKVLLGQKSPELRLSSKDTEQTHMALGFHAVDRFHSDKHVLSLLNIILGANMSSRLFHIVRDEMALCYEISSSVRRYDDCGAFVVSAGVDNKKITRALEVILRELGRMKTEPVGAEELARAKEYYKGQMLFALEDTMSRMLWLGEKIVSGEKDFSLKSIIAKIESVGPEDIMRLANGVIRNDCLNLAVISPTKDDKDIREVLNIKA
- the ruvX gene encoding Holliday junction resolvase RuvX, whose protein sequence is MRIMALDVGAKRIGVAMSDELFLTAQGGQTIYRSSLQTDFDSIKKTVEANGVGEIVVGLPINMNGTFGPKAKEVTEFIEALARVVSVPIKTWDERLTTAQANRALLEADTSRAKRKKSVDMLAAQIILQSYLDSRKRG
- a CDS encoding mannose-1-phosphate guanylyltransferase gives rise to the protein MVNKKTYVVVLVGGKGRRLRPLSTAAVPKAFLSITKDRKTLFRKTLDRVNGLVPAKGMVVIANRAHNKLVRKDFPAIADENLILEPVSRNTAPAITLAASILEKRSPGAIMVVLPTDHYITEKERFAPALRRGIAFVKTNREAMLVIGVKPRYPSAHFGYIKMDGTSPVKKSAHNVTRGIVKVRKFVEKPDRKTAEKYLKTGDYLWNTGAFIFSASTLLKAVKNLSPRVYNSIIGSGDIGKVYRNVPDISIDYAVMEKARNVYCLAADYEWHDLGGFESLIKILTREKREFSLRGGKVVSIK
- the trpA gene encoding tryptophan synthase subunit alpha produces the protein MNRIDKKFKVLKALKRKAFIPYITAGDPDIATTGKIVLALENAGADIIELGIPFSDPVADGPTIQAASQRALAKGASLKKIFAMVQALRARTRIPLVFMTYYNPVFKYGPEKFFRMCREACVDGVIIPDLPIEEAREAISLSRKENVALIFLIAPTSPKARIGKIAAKSTGFIYYVSLTGVTGARKKLPPEVLANVRLVKSLTDKPVAVGFGISDAKQARYIAGVADGVIVGSAIVKIIGEKKDAIARVSKLAKKLANAIHGK
- a CDS encoding Bro-N domain-containing protein; the protein is MDKEITTTRIAIFRRREIRKTVYNNEWWFVVVDVVTALTDSVQPDGYIKDMRRRDPELSKGWGQIATPLSIRTSGGIQKLNCANTEGIFRIIQSVPSPKAEPFKRWLARVGYERIQEIENPELATKRTRALYKAKGYSDDWIEKRMRGIAIREELTDQWQTRGIKEQKEYEILTAEISKATFGMTPSAYKKHKGLKRENLRDHMTDLELIFSMLGEASTKEIAVNKNTQGFAENKQAAFEGGAVAGNARKELERKSGKKVISMENYKKLPQNRKLLK
- the trpB gene encoding tryptophan synthase subunit beta; the protein is MKLPDRRGYFDGFGGRFMPETLMPALYELEKEYIRARADKSFRREYDYYLKEYAGRPTPLYFAKRLTGILGGAKIYLKREDLLHTGAHKINNTLGQVLLAVRMGKSRVIAETGAGQHGVSTATVAALFGLECEIFMGEEDIRRQSVNVFKMKLLGAKVTPVSSGSKTLKDAMNETIRDWVANVRNTYYVIGTVAGPHPYPEMVRQFQSVIGREARRQILAKEKRLPDYLAACVGGGSNAMGLFYPFLKDNVKMVGVEAAGLGINTGKHAATLCKGSVGVLHGSKSYILQNDDGQIEIAHSISAGLDYPGVGPEHAYYKDSGRADYVAVTDTQALEGFKMLTETEGIIPALESSHALYHASRMARRMPKTKSIIVCLSGRGDKDVDIVRGAL
- a CDS encoding phosphoribosylanthranilate isomerase, with translation MTLIKICGITNKLDAINAADLGVDMLGFVFYRKSKRYVTPAMAEDIINELPPRIGKVGVFVDEKTEDVIRIAEDTGLNILQFHGNENPEYCAAFRNGFKTIKAFRVSTRDDLKSVNGYATDYYLFDTLTGDCPGGCPGGCPGGTGKRFDWNILKDFEILKPVILSGGLTPENVESAISAVAPFGVDVSSGVESAPGKKDAKLLKQFVENVRKVR
- the trpC gene encoding indole-3-glycerol phosphate synthase TrpC encodes the protein MILSRIIEEKRREVEEAKRVLPVEAIAKLAGAICVKSSFKKNISRPHHINLIAEIKKASPSRGIIRADFNPVKIGITYQANGASAISVLTDERFFEGKLEYIKKIKDSISLPILRKDFIIDEYQIYESVVAGADAILLIADLLSTGEMKAFYDLAVSLGLDVLMETHTEEDVDKALATGGSIIGINNRDLHNFKVDLGVTQKLIRMIPPNKIKVSESGIRTYEDVMFLKSIGVNAVLMGEAFMEAGDIAAKMREVMRY
- the trpD gene encoding anthranilate phosphoribosyltransferase; its protein translation is MLTEAIEKVKQHKDLTDDEMTAAFGEIMSGAASPGAISVFLAALRAKGETVDEITAAAKVMRQKSLRVDVGGEAVLDTCGTGGTGISTFNISTAAAFVVAGCAVKVAKHGNRTASRRCGSADVLEALGVRIDITPGRIAGCIREIGIGFIFAPMFHTAMKYAAAPRRELGGKTIFNLLGPLSNPALATLQVVGVYDAKLTETVAGVLNKLGTERAFVVAGADGLDEITITGKTVVSELTAGRVKTYYVEPASFGLRSGRLEDIKGAGPEENASAILSILKGESGPRRDIVLANASAGLVCAGRAKDIVEGVKLAAESIDSGAAFEKLSGLIEMTNR